CGCGGTGCGCGGCGATCTCAGGCCGCGCTACGTGCCGCTGGAGAAACTGGCCGACGAGGTACGCCCGGAGACCGCGCTGGTCGCCGTCTCCGCCGTGCAGTCCGCCGACGGCCGGATCGCCGACCTGCCGGCGCTGCGGGCCGCGACCTCGGCGCACGGCGCCCGTACGCTGCTCGACACCACCCAGGCGGCGGGGTGGCTGCCCGTCGAGGCGGGGGCGTACGACTACACCGTCGCCGGCGGCTACAAGTTCCTGGTGAGCCCGCGCGGCACGTCGTTCCTGACCGTGACCGAGGAGGCGCAGGAAGGGCTGGTGCCGCTGCACGCCGGCTGGGTCGCGGGCGAGGACATCTGGGCGAGCACGTACGGCCCGGTCGAGCGCCTGGCCCACTCGGCACGGCGGTTCGACGAGCCGGTGGCGTTCCTCGCCTACCACGGGGCCGAACAGTCCCTGGCCCTGCTGGAGGAGATCGGCGTCGAGCGGATCCGGACCCATGTCGTCGCGCTCGCCGACCGTTTCCGGGCGGGCCTGGTCTCCCTCGGGCACGAGCCGGTCGCCGCCGACGGGTCCACCGTCGTCGCCGTGGCGGGCCTGGGAGACCGGGAGGCCCGGCTGGCGGAGGCGGGCGTGGAGGTCTCCGTCCGGGCGGGCAATCTGCGCGCCGCCTTCCACCTCTACAACTCGGCGGCGGACGTGGACCGCGCGCTGGACGTCCTCGCGGGGTGAGGAACGGAGGGTGAGGAACACCGGGTGGGGAACGCGGAGGCGGGGCCGGGGTGCGTACACCCGGCCCCGCCTCCGCGTCACTCACCACCGGCTCACGCCGCCCCGCTTGCGCCTGGAACCTCAGCGCACCGGCGTGAAGTCCCGCGCGCCGATGAACGACGGCCGGGGCGCGGGCGCCGCGAACGGCTCCACCGCCGCGTTCTCCACACTGTTGAACACGATGAAGACGTTGCTGCGCGGGAACGGGGTGATGTTGTCGCCGGACCCGTGCATGCAGTTGCAGTCGAACCAGGTCGCCGAACCGGCCTTGCCCGTGAAGAGTTTGATGCCGTGCTGCCCGGCCAGGGCGGTGAGCGCCTCGTCCGACGGCGTTCCCGCGTCCTGCATCTTCAGCGACTGCTTGTAGTTGTCCGCCGGCGTCTCGCCCGCGCAGCCCAGGAAGGTCTTGTGCGACCCGGGCATGATCATCAGACCGCCGTTGGTGTCGAAGTTCTCGGTCAGCGCGATCGACACGGAGATGGTCCGCATGTTCGGCAGTCCGTCCTCGGCGTGCCAGGTCTCGAAGTCCGAGTGCCAGTAGAAGCCCGAGGCGCCGAAGCCCGGCTTCACGTTGATACGGGACTGGTGGACGTACACGTCCGAGCCGAGGATCTGCCGGGCCCGGCCCACCACGCGTTCGTCGCGCACCAGTTCGGCGAAGATCCGGCTGAGCTTGTGGACCTCGAACACCGACCGTACGTCCTGGGACTTGGGCTCGATGATCGAGCGCTCGTCCGCCCGGATGTCGGGGTCGGCGATCAGCCGGTCGAGTTCGTCGCGGTAGCGCGCCACCTCGTCGGGGCCGATGAGCTGGTCGACGCTGAGGAAGCCGTCCCGCTCCAGGCCCTGGAGGGCGGCCGGGTC
Above is a window of Streptomyces sp. NBC_01498 DNA encoding:
- a CDS encoding aminotransferase class V-fold PLP-dependent enzyme, with amino-acid sequence MDTLGGAEFAPETTYLNTSSCGLLPGRAVEAVRTLAAESAKGRRDGAGSFDSVTAARASYARLVGVPAERVAVGHAVAVHVGLIAGSLAPGSEVLMAEGEFSSVVTPFAVRGDLRPRYVPLEKLADEVRPETALVAVSAVQSADGRIADLPALRAATSAHGARTLLDTTQAAGWLPVEAGAYDYTVAGGYKFLVSPRGTSFLTVTEEAQEGLVPLHAGWVAGEDIWASTYGPVERLAHSARRFDEPVAFLAYHGAEQSLALLEEIGVERIRTHVVALADRFRAGLVSLGHEPVAADGSTVVAVAGLGDREARLAEAGVEVSVRAGNLRAAFHLYNSAADVDRALDVLAG
- the thpD gene encoding ectoine hydroxylase; this encodes MTTAPARTDLYPTRGVGEVTTPRQDPVVWSPPGTPGPVDPAALQGLERDGFLSVDQLIGPDEVARYRDELDRLIADPDIRADERSIIEPKSQDVRSVFEVHKLSRIFAELVRDERVVGRARQILGSDVYVHQSRINVKPGFGASGFYWHSDFETWHAEDGLPNMRTISVSIALTENFDTNGGLMIMPGSHKTFLGCAGETPADNYKQSLKMQDAGTPSDEALTALAGQHGIKLFTGKAGSATWFDCNCMHGSGDNITPFPRSNVFIVFNSVENAAVEPFAAPAPRPSFIGARDFTPVR